CAGCGTGGCGGAACCGCTGTGTACCGGGATCACTTCTGCGCCCATCAGACGCATACGGAAGACGTTCGGCGACTGGCGCTCAACATCTTTTGCACCCATATAGATGCGGCACTTCAGGCCGAGCAAGGCACTGGCCAGCGCTGATGCAACGCCATGTTGCCCCGCGCCGGTTTCTGCGATGATTTCGGTTTTGCCCATCCGTTTTGCCAGCAGCGCCTGACCGAGAACCTGGTTGGTTTTGTGCGCGCCGCCGTGCAGCAGATCTTCACGTTTCAGGTACAGCGTGGTGCGGGTACCGGCCGTCAGGTTCTGGCATTTTGTTAGCGCAGTAGGACGTCCGGCGTAGTTTTTCAGCAGATCGTTAAACTGGCGCTGAAAATCCGCATCGCTCTGGGCGCTGACAAACGCTTCTTCCAGTTGGCGCAGGGCAGGCATCAGGATCTGTGGAACAAACATGCCGCCAAACTCGCCAAACCATGGGTTCAATAGTGTCGTCATTCTCTTCTTTCCTTAATAAGCACGCAGTGTACGGAAAACCGAAGCCAGTTTGCTGGCATCTTTAATACCCGGTTCCGACTCCACGCCTGAATTAAAATCGAGTCCGGCACAGCCGGTTTTCGCCGCCTGCACACAATTATCTGCGCTCAGGCCGCCAGCCAGCAGCACATTATCGAGCGGTTCACCGGCCAGCAGTGACCAGTCGAAGCTTTGGCCACTGCCGCCCTGGCCGTTGTCGAAGAGATATTTATCGACCTGCTGTAAGTTGCGCGCCGGCAGGGTGTCGCTGACGCTCAGCGCTTTCCAGATTTGCGTCTGCGCAGGCAGTACCGCGCGCAGAGCATCAATGTAGGCCTGATCTTCGCTGCCGTGTAACTGCACCGCAGAGAGTGCCAGCGCTTGCGCTTTCGCCACCACATCTTCAACCGGGGCGTTACGGAACACGCCGACATATTGCAGCGGCGCACCCTGCATTACTGCCTGCGCCTGTTCATCGGAAACGGCGCGCGGCGAGGAGGCGACAAAAATCAATCCACCGTAAATCGCGCCCGCTTCATGGGCGGCGCGCGCATCTTCGGCGCGAGTCAATCCGCAAACTTTGTTCTCGCCGAGCAGCACGCGTTTCACGGCGGCATCCAGATCGTCATGAGACATCAGCGCCGAACCGATCAGGAAACCATTGGCAAAGTGGCTCAGTTCGCGAACCTGGGCGTAGGTATTAATGCCGGACTCGCTGATCACCGTGACGCCTTTACCCAGACGTGGCGCAAGCTGGCGGGTACGGTTGAGATCAATCGACAGATCACGCAGATCGCGGTTATTAATGCCAACCACTTTCGCTTCTAGCGCAATGGCGCGTTGCAGCTCTTCTTCGTTGCTTACTTCAGTCAGCACGCCCATCTTCAGGCTGTGCGCCACGGCAGCAAGCTGGCGGTACTGTTCGTCATCCAGCACTGACAGCATCAACAGGCAGGCATCGGCCTGGTAGTGACGCGCCAGATAGATCTGATACGGGTCGATAATAAAATCTTTGCACAGGATCGGCTGCGGCGCGATGGCGCTGACGATGGGCAGAAAATCGAAACTGCCCTGGAAATATTTCTCATCGGTCAGGACGGAAATCGCCGAAGCGTGATGTTTGTAAACGCCGGCGATGCGCGCCGGATCGAAATCGTCACGGATAACGCCTTTGGACGGCGACGCTTTTTTGCACTCCAGAATAAAGGCGGTCCGTGTTCCTTGCAGGGCATCGTAGAAGCTGCGCGTACTCGGCACGACGTCGTTCTGGAAACTGGCTAGCGGTTGTTGCTCCTTACGCGCCGCAACCCATACGGCTTTGTCGGCGACGATTTTCGCTAAAACGGTCTGCATCTTTTATCCTCTTGCCGCAAGTGCGGTGACTTTGTCGTAGGCTGCTCCGCTGTGCAGCACATCCAGTACTTTCTGCGCGTTGGCCCGTAAATCTTCGTTGCCGTGCAGACGCATCAGCATCGCAACGTTGGCGGCCACCGCGGCTTCATGAGCAGTTTCGCCTTTACCTTGTAATAAGCGCGTCAGAATGTCACGGTTTTCTTCCGGCGTGCCGCCCGCAAGCTGTTCCTGATGATAAGGCGTCAGGCCGAAGTCTTCGGCACTCAACTGGTAACTTTTAATTTCACCATTATTGAGCTCTGCAACAAGTGTCGGCGCATGTAATGACACTTCATCCATTCCGCCGCTATGCACGACGGCTGCACGCTGATAACCGAGAACGCGCAGGGTTTCCGCAATCGGCAGCACCAGCTCCGGGCTGTAAACGCCAATCAACGCCAGCGGCGGATGCGCCGGGTTGATGAGCGGCCCCAGCACGTTAAACAGGGTGCGGGTTTTCAACTGCTGACGTACCGGCATCGCGTGGCGGAAACCGGTGTGGTATTTCGGCGCGAACAGGAAGCAGACGCCAAGTTCATCCAGCGCGCTGCGCGATTTGTCGGCATTCATATCCAGATTAATACCAAATGCGGCCAGCAGATCGGATGAGCCTGAACGGCTGGAAACGCTGCGGTTGCCGTGTTTAGCGACCTTCAGCCCGCACGCGGCAGCGACAAACGCGCTGGCGGTGGAAATATTGATACTGTTGCTGCCATCGCCGCCGGTGCCGACGATATCCGCGAACGGATAATCCGGGCGCGGGAAGGGGGCGGCATTTTCCAGCAGCGCCGTAGCCGCACCGGCAATTTCATTCGGGTGCTCGCCGCGGATCTTCATACTGACCAGCGCTGCGGCCAGTTGTTCAGGCTTCAGCTCGCCGCGCACCACCGCCGAGAAGAGCTGGTGGCTCTCTTGCTGGCTGAGGGTTTGCGCCTGGTAAAGTTTCTCCAGAATCGGTTGCAGCGTGTTGCTCTGCTCCAGTTTCTGCAACGCCCAGGCCAGCGTCTGCTCCAGCAGACGCGCGCCTTGCGTGGTGAGGATCGATTCCGGGTGGAACTGGAAGCCGCAGACGCGATCCGCGTCGTGACGTACCGCCATCACCATACCGTTGAAATGCGCATTGATGGTCAATCCGGCGGGAATATTGCTGCCAACCAGCGAATGGTAACGTGCCACCGGCAGTGGATTGCTTAAACCGGCAAACATCGCCTGACCATCATGTTCAATACTGGAGGCTTTGCCGTGCAGGATTTCACCGGCCTGGCCGACATAGCCGCCGTACGCCTCGACAATCGCCTGGTGTCCAAGGCAGATACCGATAATCGGCAACTTGCCGCGCAGACGCGTTAACAGTTCCGGCATACAGCCCGCTTCTGATGGCGCGCCCGGACCCGGTGACAGCATCAGCACCGGATTTTGCATCGTTGCCAGACGGTCAATTAAGGTTTGTGCGGGTACATGGTTGCGATAAATCACCACATTATGTCCACTTGCACGCAGCTGATCCGCCAGGTTGTAAGTAAAAGAGTCGATATTATCGAGCAGCAGAATGTCAGCCATCAGAACGTCTCCTGTGCGTGGTGTGCGGTGGCAATGGCGCGCAGAACCGCGCGAGCTTTATTACGGGTTTCATCGGCTTCAGACTGCGGTACAGAATCCAGTACCACGCCTGCTCCGGCCTGAACGGTGGCAATACCGTCTTCAACCCACGCAGAACGAATGACAATGCAGGTATCCAGATCGCCGTGAGCGGTGAAGTAACCGACAGCGCCGCCATAGCTGCCGCGTCGAGCCCCTTCGGCCTGGGCAATCAGTTGCATGGCGCGGACTTTCGGTGCGCCGCTAAGCGTTCCCATGTTCATGCAGGCGCGGTAAGCGTGCAGCACATCCAGATCCTGACGCAATTCACCCACCACGCGGGAAACCAGGTGCATAACGTAGGAGTAACGATCCACTTTTGTCAGGTCGGCAACATAACGGCTACCTGGTGTACAGATGCGCGCCAGATCGTTACGCGCCAGATCGACCAGCATCAGGTGCTCAGAAAGTTCTTTATGGTCGGTACGCATATCGAGTTCGATACGGCTGTCGAGATCGCGATCCAGCGAACCATCCGGGCGACGACCGCGCGGGCGCGTTCCGGCGATGGGGTAGATCTCAATCTGACGGTTGCTGGCGTCGTATTTCAGTGAGCTTTCCGGCGATGCGCCGAACAGGGCGAAATCATCGTCCTGCATGAAAAACATATACGGGCTGGGGTTGCTCTTTTTCAGCACTTCATAAGCGGCCAGCGGCGAAGGGCAAGGCAGCGTAAAGCGGCGCGACGGGACAACCTGGAAAATTTCGCCGCTGCGAATCGCTTTCTGCATCTCCCGAACAACGGCGCCGTACTCTTCATCGCTTTGATTGGTCTCGCAGCGCATATGCGCAACGGTTTGCACCGGCAGCGGCTCTGCGGGTAGATCCAATTGTTGGCGCAGGACATTAATACGCTCAAGCAGGCGTGCTTTTTCGCTGGCATCCTGGCTGAATACGCTCGCCTGGATACGTGTTTGTTTTTTCTGGTGGTCGATCACCAGTAATGTTTCCGCGAGATAGAAGCAGTAATCCGGGCAGCGACGATCGTGGGCAAGCTGCGGTAAATCTTCAAAACCGGCGACCAGGTCATAGGCAAACAAGCCGCCGAAAAACATCGCTTCGCGTTCATCTGCCGGGACGCCCACCAGCGTTTGCAGCAGTCGGAAAGCGTCAAATACCGAGAGCGAGCACAGGCGGGCATCTTCATCCAGTAGCGTGCTGACCGACGGGAAACGCAATTCGCGGCCATCCGTCAGCACGGTGTTTTCAACCCCGGCGGGCAGCGCCGCATCGAGCAGATTTAGCAGGGAAGCGCCGTTGGCGGTGAGCGCCTTAATAGTGACAGTGTCACCCAGCGCGGTAATGCGCAGCGCGCTATCGACCAGCAGCAGGCTTTTTAAATCATTCTTGCTGTCGATATCGGCGGATTCCAGCAGCAACGTGGCCGGGCGATCGCCGCATAATTGGTGGAACAGCGCCGTCGGATTGTCGCGGTATGCGGCGTTGCTGGTCAGAAGTTCGAGTGCTGGTTTTTGCGTTTGCATAGTCGCTCTCATAAATTTGTTCAAAAAAAAGCCCGCTGAGTGAGCGGGCCGGGTATCGGTATGCTGAATGCGCACGTGATCTCACAGCCCTGTTCAGGGAGTGCGCCACCAGCGAGTAACAGAGAAATGTGCATTCATTGTTGCGATACCTTGTCGTGTGAACTTGCGTACTAGTTAACTGGTTCATGGAAAGAAAGTCAACCCTCGATTTCAGAAAAAGTTGGCTAACCGTTATGATAGGGCGCAAACAGATGTCCTGAAAATCTACGGAGCCGCTTTGAGCGACACGAATTACGCCATAATTTATGACCTGCATAGCCACACCAGCGCCTCTGACGGCCTGCTTTCCCCGGAACAACTGGTACATCGCGCGGTAGAAATGCGCGTGGGCACGCTGGCCATTACCGATCACGATACCACAGCTGCAATCACTGCGGCACGGGCTGAAATTGCCCGCGCCGGGCTGGCGCTGGAACTCATTAATGGCGTGGAAATCTCTACCGTCTGGGAAAATCATGAAATCCATATCGTGGGTCTGAATATCGATATCGATCACCCGGCGATGGGCGAATTTTTGCAGCAGCAGTCCGCGCGTCGTATTCAGCGCGCGCAACTGATTGCCGAGCGTCTGGAAAAAGCGCATATTCCCGGCGCGTGGGAAGGTGCACAGCGGCTGGCACAGGGCGCGAGCGTGACGCGTGGTCACTTTGCCCGCTTTCTGGTTGAGCAGGGTAAGGCCAGTAACATCGCCGATGTTTTTAAAAAATATCTTGCGCGCGGGAAAACGGGATATGTTCCGCCGCAGTGGTGTACAATAGAACAAGCTATTGAAGTCATTCATCATTCTGGCGGAACGGCGGTATTGGCTCATCCTGGTCGTTATAACCTTTCCGCTAAATGGCTGAAAAGACTGCTGGCGCATTTTGCTGAACGCGGCGGAGAGGCGATGGAAGTTGCCCAATGCCAGCAGGCTCCCAATGAACGATCGCAGCTCGCCGTGTATGCCCGTCAGTATGGTTTGCTGGCGTCGCAAGGATCGGATTTCCATCAGCCCTGTCCGTGGATTGAACTGGGGCGCAAACTCTGGCTACCGGCCGGTGTTGAAGGTGTCTGGCT
The Kosakonia oryzae genome window above contains:
- the trpCF gene encoding bifunctional indole-3-glycerol-phosphate synthase TrpC/phosphoribosylanthranilate isomerase TrpF produces the protein MQTVLAKIVADKAVWVAARKEQQPLASFQNDVVPSTRSFYDALQGTRTAFILECKKASPSKGVIRDDFDPARIAGVYKHHASAISVLTDEKYFQGSFDFLPIVSAIAPQPILCKDFIIDPYQIYLARHYQADACLLMLSVLDDEQYRQLAAVAHSLKMGVLTEVSNEEELQRAIALEAKVVGINNRDLRDLSIDLNRTRQLAPRLGKGVTVISESGINTYAQVRELSHFANGFLIGSALMSHDDLDAAVKRVLLGENKVCGLTRAEDARAAHEAGAIYGGLIFVASSPRAVSDEQAQAVMQGAPLQYVGVFRNAPVEDVVAKAQALALSAVQLHGSEDQAYIDALRAVLPAQTQIWKALSVSDTLPARNLQQVDKYLFDNGQGGSGQSFDWSLLAGEPLDNVLLAGGLSADNCVQAAKTGCAGLDFNSGVESEPGIKDASKLASVFRTLRAY
- the trpD gene encoding bifunctional anthranilate synthase glutamate amidotransferase component TrpG/anthranilate phosphoribosyltransferase TrpD; translated protein: MADILLLDNIDSFTYNLADQLRASGHNVVIYRNHVPAQTLIDRLATMQNPVLMLSPGPGAPSEAGCMPELLTRLRGKLPIIGICLGHQAIVEAYGGYVGQAGEILHGKASSIEHDGQAMFAGLSNPLPVARYHSLVGSNIPAGLTINAHFNGMVMAVRHDADRVCGFQFHPESILTTQGARLLEQTLAWALQKLEQSNTLQPILEKLYQAQTLSQQESHQLFSAVVRGELKPEQLAAALVSMKIRGEHPNEIAGAATALLENAAPFPRPDYPFADIVGTGGDGSNSINISTASAFVAAACGLKVAKHGNRSVSSRSGSSDLLAAFGINLDMNADKSRSALDELGVCFLFAPKYHTGFRHAMPVRQQLKTRTLFNVLGPLINPAHPPLALIGVYSPELVLPIAETLRVLGYQRAAVVHSGGMDEVSLHAPTLVAELNNGEIKSYQLSAEDFGLTPYHQEQLAGGTPEENRDILTRLLQGKGETAHEAAVAANVAMLMRLHGNEDLRANAQKVLDVLHSGAAYDKVTALAARG
- a CDS encoding anthranilate synthase component 1 encodes the protein MQTQKPALELLTSNAAYRDNPTALFHQLCGDRPATLLLESADIDSKNDLKSLLLVDSALRITALGDTVTIKALTANGASLLNLLDAALPAGVENTVLTDGRELRFPSVSTLLDEDARLCSLSVFDAFRLLQTLVGVPADEREAMFFGGLFAYDLVAGFEDLPQLAHDRRCPDYCFYLAETLLVIDHQKKQTRIQASVFSQDASEKARLLERINVLRQQLDLPAEPLPVQTVAHMRCETNQSDEEYGAVVREMQKAIRSGEIFQVVPSRRFTLPCPSPLAAYEVLKKSNPSPYMFFMQDDDFALFGASPESSLKYDASNRQIEIYPIAGTRPRGRRPDGSLDRDLDSRIELDMRTDHKELSEHLMLVDLARNDLARICTPGSRYVADLTKVDRYSYVMHLVSRVVGELRQDLDVLHAYRACMNMGTLSGAPKVRAMQLIAQAEGARRGSYGGAVGYFTAHGDLDTCIVIRSAWVEDGIATVQAGAGVVLDSVPQSEADETRNKARAVLRAIATAHHAQETF